The nucleotide window GCGATAACGAACATTATTTTCAGCTTCCCAGGAATTCTATTCGCTATTGCGATAATGGCTGCACTCGGCACAAGCTTTTTCAATTTAATTCTCGCTTTAAGTTTAGTAAGCTGGCCGGAAATGTGTCGTCTTGTACGCTCACAAGCTCTCGCCCTAAAAGAGCGTGAATTCGTCGAAGGCGGGCACGCTCTCGGTGCAAGCAACTTCCGTATTTTATTCAAATATATTTTACCGAATTGTTACGGGAATATTGTCGTAATTGCTACATTAGGAATTGCTTCAACGATTTTAGCTGAAGCAAGCTTAAGTTTTCTTGGTTTAGGTATTCAACCACCAAACGCAAGTTGGGGTTCTATGGTGAATTCAGGAAAGGACTACTTGTATCAAGCACCTTGGTATTTATTCGCACCTGGTGCTGCAATGTTTATGACCATTTTAGGTATTAATTTAATAGGCGACAAGATTCGCGATTACTTCGATCCGAAAATGTAGTTGGTTCAAGTGCAAAAAGGAGGCGACAGGATGGGTGCATTATTAGAGGTTTGTGATTTAAAAGTTGGCTTTGAAAAAAACAATGAATTTGTCCAGGTCATTAAAGGGATTAATTTTTCGATTAAGAAGGGGGAAAATTTAGGCATTGTTGGTGAATCAGGTTGCGGTAAAAGTATGACCTCCCTTGCCATAATGGGCTTATTAAAGCATAAAGGATTAGCAATTTCGAATGGTGAGATTCGTTGGAATGGCGATAATTTATTAACACTGTCAGAAAAAAGTTGGAAAAACATGCTTGGCAATGAGATCGCGATGATTTTCCAAGAGCCAATGACTGCACTAAATCCAATGTTAACGATTGGTACACAAATCGTAGAGCAAATTCGGGCACATAAAAAGATTTCTAAGAAAGAGGCGGAAGCACTCGCCATTCAAATGCTAGAAAAAGTGGGCATCCCCTCACCTACTTCACGTATGAAAGTATACCCACATGAGATGTCAGGTGGTATGAGGCAACGCGTCATGATCGCAATGGCGATTTGTTGCGAACCGGAGCTACTCATAGCAGACGAGCCCACTACTGCACTGGATGTTACAATTCAAGCCCAAATTTTAGATTTACTTGCCCGATTAGTAAGTGAATCGAACCGTTCGATGATTTTAATTACTCACGATTTAGGGGTAATCGCGAATTACTGCCAACGTGTGCTTGTCATGTATTCAGGAAAAGTCATGGAGGAATCTTTAACTAATGATTTATTCGAAAAACCACTTCACCCTTATACGCGCGGATTAATTCAAGCAGTTAATTCCATCGAAGAAAATAGTGACCGTATTTCATCTATTCCAGGTATGGTGCCTCTTCCAGGGGAAATAATTAAAGGCTGCGTATTTACAGAACGATGTCCGTATGCTTCTGATATTTGCAGTCAGCAAGAGCCACCGCTTGTCGTTACAGATAATCTACGGAAAGTAAGTTGCTGGAACTACAAAGATATTCCGGAGGGGGTAGCGAATTATGAATCAGTTATTTGAAGCAAACGACATCCAGCCTTTATTAGAGATCCAGGGCTTGAAGAAGCACTTCCCTATTAAGAAAGGCTTTTTCGAAAAACTAAAGGATAAAACCCCATTAGCAGTTAAGGC belongs to Solibacillus sp. FSL R7-0682 and includes:
- a CDS encoding ABC transporter permease; the protein is MVKLETSSGNIPMDSTQQAKKIKRKFKTAISLSNLFIGLTLIIFVLIILAPFVTKYEPNTNDLTAVLQAPSVNHFLGTDHLGRDIFTRILYGGQKSLIIAFVVQSISIFIGVLLGLLAGYVGGKTDKFIMAITNIIFSFPGILFAIAIMAALGTSFFNLILALSLVSWPEMCRLVRSQALALKEREFVEGGHALGASNFRILFKYILPNCYGNIVVIATLGIASTILAEASLSFLGLGIQPPNASWGSMVNSGKDYLYQAPWYLFAPGAAMFMTILGINLIGDKIRDYFDPKM
- a CDS encoding ABC transporter ATP-binding protein, giving the protein MGALLEVCDLKVGFEKNNEFVQVIKGINFSIKKGENLGIVGESGCGKSMTSLAIMGLLKHKGLAISNGEIRWNGDNLLTLSEKSWKNMLGNEIAMIFQEPMTALNPMLTIGTQIVEQIRAHKKISKKEAEALAIQMLEKVGIPSPTSRMKVYPHEMSGGMRQRVMIAMAICCEPELLIADEPTTALDVTIQAQILDLLARLVSESNRSMILITHDLGVIANYCQRVLVMYSGKVMEESLTNDLFEKPLHPYTRGLIQAVNSIEENSDRISSIPGMVPLPGEIIKGCVFTERCPYASDICSQQEPPLVVTDNLRKVSCWNYKDIPEGVANYESVI